In Hyphomicrobiales bacterium, a single window of DNA contains:
- a CDS encoding TerC family protein — MEILFAFLSADVFGTPAYFWMVFATIVVALLVFDLGVLHRDDHEISARESFALYAGYVGIAVAFGAWVWWSRGAQSGLEFYTGYVIEQSLAMDNIFVIATIFGYFAVPRAYQHRVLFWGILGAILMRALMIGLGAALVTQFSWILYLFGAFLVFTGVKMFAATDEKSDFDSNPVLKYLRRHFRITSELHGHDFTVRKKDPASGKLVTWLTPLAVALILVECVDLIFAVDSVPAIFAVTLDPFIVYTSNIFAILGLRSLYFALAAAMHRFKYLKVSLATILVLVGIKIFLVPLGVKVDTLLSLVVTLAILAAGVLFSLWRTRNEPAMDTDMHDLVK; from the coding sequence ATGGAAATCCTCTTCGCCTTCCTGTCTGCCGACGTCTTCGGCACGCCAGCCTATTTCTGGATGGTCTTTGCGACCATTGTTGTTGCCCTTCTGGTCTTCGACCTCGGCGTCCTGCACCGGGATGACCACGAGATCTCCGCCCGTGAAAGTTTCGCGCTCTACGCTGGCTACGTCGGCATTGCCGTGGCCTTCGGCGCCTGGGTGTGGTGGTCGCGCGGTGCCCAGAGCGGTCTGGAATTCTACACGGGCTACGTGATCGAACAGTCACTGGCGATGGACAACATCTTCGTCATCGCCACCATCTTCGGCTATTTCGCCGTGCCCCGTGCCTATCAGCACCGCGTGCTGTTCTGGGGCATCCTTGGCGCAATCCTCATGCGGGCACTGATGATCGGGCTCGGTGCTGCCCTGGTCACGCAGTTCAGCTGGATCCTCTATCTTTTCGGCGCTTTCCTCGTGTTCACAGGCGTGAAGATGTTCGCCGCCACGGATGAGAAATCCGATTTCGACAGCAATCCCGTGCTGAAATACCTGCGCCGGCATTTCCGTATCACCTCCGAACTGCACGGCCACGACTTCACCGTGAGGAAGAAGGACCCCGCCTCGGGCAAGCTCGTCACCTGGCTCACCCCGCTCGCCGTGGCGCTCATCCTCGTCGAATGCGTGGACCTGATCTTCGCGGTCGACTCCGTGCCCGCGATCTTCGCCGTCACGCTCGACCCCTTCATTGTCTACACTTCAAACATCTTCGCGATCCTCGGCCTGCGTTCGCTCTATTTCGCCCTGGCCGCCGCCATGCACCGCTTCAAGTACCTGAAGGTGTCACTCGCCACGATCCTCGTCCTCGTCGGCATCAAGATCTTCCTCGTGCCGCTGGGCGTGAAGGTGGACACGTTGCTCTCGCTGGTCGTGACACTGGCGATCCTGGCCGCGGGTGTTCTCTTCTCCCTGTGGCGCACCCGCAACGAACCCGCCATGGACACCGACATGCACGATCTCGTCAAATAG
- a CDS encoding TIGR00645 family protein, which yields MKQLELMVERIILASRWLLVVFYLGLAMALLLYAISFLRKLWEYFSKVMVLEETDAILKILALIDASLVASLVVMVIISGYENFVSRFDEAEEKSGELSWLGKIDAGSLKIKVASTIVAISSIHLLQVFLNANQYTSDKIMWLTVMHMAFVASALLLAYIDRVMATTKK from the coding sequence ATGAAGCAATTGGAACTCATGGTCGAACGCATCATCCTGGCCTCGCGCTGGCTCCTGGTGGTGTTCTATCTCGGCCTCGCCATGGCCCTGTTGCTGTACGCCATCTCGTTCCTCCGCAAGCTGTGGGAGTATTTCTCGAAGGTCATGGTGCTGGAGGAGACCGACGCCATCCTCAAGATCCTCGCACTCATCGATGCAAGCCTTGTTGCGAGCCTCGTGGTGATGGTGATCATCTCCGGCTACGAGAACTTCGTCAGCCGCTTCGATGAGGCCGAAGAAAAGAGCGGCGAACTGTCGTGGCTCGGCAAGATCGACGCGGGCTCGCTCAAGATCAAGGTGGCATCGACGATCGTGGCCATCTCCTCGATCCACCTGCTGCAGGTCTTCCTCAATGCCAACCAGTACACCAGCGACAAGATCATGTGGCTGACGGTCATGCACATGGCCTTCGTCGCGTCCGCCCTGCTGCTCGCCTACATCGACCGCGTGATGGCCACGACCAAGAAATGA
- a CDS encoding glutamine synthetase gives MSYVTPKRGAEAQAFLDANSDIDSVQIVWTDLCGVVRGKVLRRDEVVPAWNDGRFFPISALVLDATGQDVPETGLVFDEGDRDLLLWPVPGSLHRVPWLENTAQYVAAIHDLDGTPAYADPRNALEKIIRRFTEDLKMVPVGAIELEFFLMDRASAMAGKPIPPRSLINEARPQHYQAYYLQDTDDFGPFFKDLYAWCDAQGLPAKTLISEYAPGQMEIVLRHRADVLKACDEAVMLKRVIKAAAEKHGLCATFMAKPYSQWTGSGMHVHVSLGDEDGNNLFAADVPAENQLLMHAIGGLKAAMAESMLIFAPNANSYRRFRRNSYAPVAANWGVNNRTVSLRIPAGSAKACHIEHRPSGADANPYLVMAAILAGMHYGISEKEDPGNPVVGNGYEKRAKYIPGNWFDAIDAFWRASILKEYFGKEFVDTFCTLKEVEADRFFAEPTVRDFEWYLRTV, from the coding sequence ATGTCTTATGTCACCCCCAAGCGTGGCGCCGAGGCGCAAGCCTTCCTGGATGCCAACTCTGATATCGACAGCGTACAGATCGTCTGGACCGATCTGTGCGGCGTCGTGCGCGGCAAGGTGCTGCGCCGCGACGAAGTGGTGCCCGCCTGGAACGACGGCCGCTTCTTCCCCATCTCCGCGCTGGTGCTCGATGCCACCGGACAGGACGTGCCCGAAACGGGGCTGGTCTTTGACGAGGGCGACCGCGATTTGCTGCTCTGGCCCGTGCCGGGGTCACTGCACCGTGTGCCGTGGCTCGAGAACACGGCACAATATGTGGCGGCTATCCACGATCTCGACGGCACACCTGCCTATGCGGACCCGCGCAATGCGCTGGAGAAAATCATCCGCCGCTTCACCGAAGACCTCAAGATGGTTCCTGTCGGTGCGATCGAACTTGAATTCTTCCTCATGGACCGTGCCTCGGCCATGGCGGGCAAGCCCATTCCGCCCCGTTCGCTGATCAACGAGGCCCGGCCGCAACATTACCAGGCCTATTATCTTCAGGACACGGATGATTTCGGCCCGTTCTTCAAGGACCTCTATGCCTGGTGCGATGCGCAGGGGCTTCCTGCCAAGACGCTGATCTCGGAATATGCGCCGGGGCAGATGGAAATCGTCTTGCGTCACCGCGCCGACGTTCTGAAGGCCTGTGACGAGGCCGTCATGCTGAAGCGTGTCATCAAGGCCGCGGCCGAGAAGCACGGGCTTTGCGCAACTTTCATGGCCAAGCCCTATTCGCAATGGACCGGCTCGGGCATGCATGTGCATGTGTCGCTTGGCGATGAAGATGGCAACAATCTCTTTGCCGCCGATGTTCCGGCGGAGAACCAGTTGCTGATGCATGCCATCGGCGGATTGAAGGCGGCCATGGCGGAATCCATGCTGATCTTCGCTCCCAACGCCAATTCCTACCGCCGCTTCCGCCGCAACTCCTATGCGCCGGTTGCTGCCAACTGGGGCGTGAACAACCGCACCGTGAGCCTGCGCATTCCAGCAGGCTCTGCCAAGGCCTGCCACATCGAGCACCGTCCCTCTGGCGCTGATGCCAACCCCTATCTCGTCATGGCGGCAATCCTCGCGGGCATGCATTACGGTATTTCGGAGAAGGAAGATCCCGGCAACCCGGTCGTCGGCAATGGCTATGAAAAGCGCGCAAAATATATTCCCGGCAACTGGTTCGATGCCATTGATGCCTTCTGGCGCGCCTCGATCCTGAAGGAGTATTTCGGCAAGGAGTTCGTGGACACCTTCTGCACGTTGAAGGAGGTGGAGGCGGACCGCTTCTTCGCCGAGCCCACCGTGCGGGATTTCGAATGGTATCTGCGCACGGTCTGA
- a CDS encoding 2-dehydro-3-deoxygalactonokinase — MTKPFVAVDWGTTSFRAYHVDGGGRVVDEVADGNGILAVSDGAFDSALEQRLSRWDRRLPILAAGMITSRQGWIELPYRDCPAGPADMAAALHRHEMASGRIVHFSTGLHYLSPSLGHDVMRSEETQVFGALESGAKHFITPGTHSKWIDVEDGRIVRFDTYVTGEMYAVLKAHSILGRLIAGEATDEPAFRRGVEKALADPAGLSHLLFSARSLALYEELPGASVSAYLSGLVVGAEVGHALMGRDPGAQYLILASAKIGGAYASALEVAGAKAGYGVATAIVAGLRAIGLAANII; from the coding sequence ATGACGAAGCCCTTCGTCGCGGTCGACTGGGGCACAACGTCCTTCCGCGCCTATCATGTCGATGGCGGCGGGCGGGTCGTGGATGAAGTGGCTGATGGAAACGGGATCCTCGCCGTCAGCGACGGTGCGTTCGATTCGGCTCTGGAACAACGCCTTTCCCGCTGGGACCGGCGGCTGCCCATCCTGGCGGCTGGCATGATCACATCACGGCAGGGCTGGATCGAACTTCCCTACCGTGATTGCCCTGCAGGCCCCGCTGACATGGCGGCGGCTTTGCACCGGCATGAGATGGCTTCGGGCCGTATTGTTCACTTCTCGACCGGCCTCCATTACCTCAGCCCCAGTCTCGGCCATGATGTGATGCGGAGCGAGGAGACGCAGGTCTTCGGGGCCCTCGAATCGGGGGCGAAACATTTCATCACGCCCGGCACGCACTCGAAATGGATCGATGTGGAGGATGGCAGAATCGTCCGCTTCGATACCTATGTGACAGGCGAGATGTATGCGGTCTTGAAAGCCCACAGCATCCTCGGCCGCCTCATCGCGGGCGAAGCAACGGACGAGCCGGCATTCCGGCGCGGTGTGGAAAAAGCGCTGGCTGATCCTGCGGGCCTCAGCCATCTCCTGTTTTCCGCGCGCAGCCTCGCACTCTATGAGGAACTGCCGGGCGCTTCGGTGTCCGCCTACCTCTCGGGTCTCGTTGTCGGGGCGGAAGTGGGCCACGCGCTGATGGGCCGCGATCCCGGTGCCCAATACCTGATCCTCGCCTCGGCAAAGATCGGGGGCGCCTATGCGTCTGCGTTGGAGGTGGCGGGGGCCAAGGCGGGCTATGGAGTTGCCACGGCCATTGTCGCAGGGCTGCGGGCCATCGGGCTGGCAGCGAACATCATCTGA
- a CDS encoding SMP-30/gluconolactonase/LRE family protein, with translation MGTVPITCLVASADSLGEGCLWDHDGQCLWWIDIARPSTIHRFVPSTGDHRMWHSSLLLTTIALRRLGGVVLGGEDGVYSFDPATGAISPFAFPERDRPQNRFNDGACDPQGRLWIGTMHQNIGPNGEDLPIPADTGALYCVDGERTSRRVEDSIGVSNGPCWSPDGRVFYFSDSKNQVIYAYDFDGATGQVSNRRVFNDSRAHGYPDGATVDAEGFVWSARWDGSCVVRIDPRGRIDRVVAMPAQRPTCVCFGGDNLDVMYVTSSRAHLDHASLMRHPLQGGLFCFNPGVRGTPKNSFAG, from the coding sequence ATGGGAACGGTGCCCATTACCTGCCTCGTTGCATCAGCCGACAGCCTCGGCGAAGGCTGCCTGTGGGACCATGACGGCCAATGCCTGTGGTGGATCGACATCGCGCGGCCCAGCACCATTCACCGGTTCGTTCCGTCGACCGGCGATCATCGCATGTGGCACTCGTCCCTGCTGTTGACCACCATCGCGCTCCGCCGCCTGGGTGGCGTCGTGCTGGGCGGGGAAGACGGCGTGTACAGTTTCGATCCTGCGACGGGTGCCATTTCGCCATTTGCTTTTCCCGAGCGCGACCGTCCGCAGAACCGTTTCAATGATGGTGCCTGCGACCCGCAGGGGCGGTTGTGGATCGGCACCATGCACCAGAACATCGGCCCGAACGGCGAGGACCTGCCGATCCCGGCCGATACGGGCGCGCTCTATTGTGTCGATGGGGAGCGCACGTCCCGCCGCGTGGAAGATAGTATCGGCGTTTCCAACGGCCCGTGCTGGTCGCCCGATGGCCGCGTCTTCTATTTCTCGGATTCGAAGAACCAGGTGATCTACGCCTATGACTTCGACGGCGCCACGGGCCAAGTGTCGAACCGCCGCGTGTTCAATGACAGCCGCGCCCATGGTTATCCGGATGGCGCCACCGTCGATGCCGAGGGTTTCGTGTGGAGCGCCCGGTGGGATGGCTCGTGCGTGGTGCGCATCGATCCGCGTGGCCGTATCGATCGCGTGGTCGCCATGCCGGCGCAGCGGCCGACATGCGTGTGCTTCGGCGGAGACAATCTCGACGTGATGTATGTGACGTCATCGCGGGCCCATCTCGATCATGCCTCCCTGATGCGTCATCCGCTGCAGGGCGGACTCTTTTGTTTCAACCCGGGTGTGAGGGGAACGCCCAAGAACAGTTTTGCTGGCTGA
- a CDS encoding alpha/beta hydrolase, whose product MELYPTLENRLPPGAEVIPLKTADGYDLRGMKCGTGERGTILLLTGRSDFMERYFETMRDLAARGFCVASFDWRGQGGSERLLKDRLRGHIGNFRSFDEDLRTAMDQLVRAHCPGPYYALAHSTGGHILLRSILRETWFSKAILTAPLIDLNYNLWPRWMARFLSYVFTQGRFSWILLPGMRREPFMARDYVDNPLTLEPRRWERDQITLQRHPELGLGGPTFGWLNATMDSIASLGGNWPKGPKCPVLMVLAGRDRVVNNAAAQTFARRVPGVSLVYIQDALHEILMERDVIRQEFLAGLDSYLGVADATS is encoded by the coding sequence ATGGAGCTTTATCCCACACTGGAAAACCGTCTGCCCCCCGGGGCGGAAGTCATTCCGCTCAAGACGGCGGATGGCTATGACCTGCGCGGCATGAAATGCGGCACAGGCGAGCGCGGCACCATCCTGCTGCTCACCGGCCGCAGCGACTTCATGGAACGCTACTTCGAAACCATGCGCGACCTTGCGGCCCGCGGGTTCTGCGTGGCGAGTTTCGACTGGCGCGGGCAGGGCGGCTCCGAACGCCTGCTCAAGGACCGCCTGCGCGGCCACATCGGCAATTTCCGCTCCTTTGACGAGGACCTGCGCACGGCGATGGACCAACTGGTGCGGGCCCATTGTCCTGGGCCTTACTATGCGCTGGCCCACTCCACCGGCGGGCACATCCTTTTGCGCAGCATCTTGCGCGAGACGTGGTTCTCGAAGGCCATTCTCACGGCCCCGCTCATCGACCTCAACTACAATCTCTGGCCGCGCTGGATGGCGCGCTTCCTCAGCTATGTCTTCACCCAGGGCCGCTTCTCGTGGATCCTGCTGCCTGGCATGCGGCGTGAGCCCTTCATGGCCCGCGACTACGTGGACAACCCGCTGACGCTGGAACCGCGACGCTGGGAACGCGACCAGATCACCTTGCAGCGCCATCCCGAACTGGGCCTCGGCGGGCCAACCTTCGGCTGGCTCAATGCGACGATGGACAGCATCGCCTCGCTCGGCGGGAACTGGCCGAAGGGTCCCAAATGCCCGGTGCTCATGGTGCTGGCGGGCCGCGACCGGGTGGTGAACAATGCCGCCGCGCAAACTTTCGCGCGCAGGGTGCCGGGCGTGTCGCTGGTCTATATCCAGGACGCCCTGCACGAAATCCTGATGGAGCGCG
- a CDS encoding GguC protein — MNIVQYVNEKGKRQVAVVKDGQLHPIKGLRTTLELAEHALVERAGLAKLAASLASSKGEDYAAALKERRVLPPVDHADPAHCIITGTGLTHLGSAAARDSMHKKLDTAEETLTDSLKMFKMGIEGGKPAKGEAGVQPEWFYKGDGRWLVAPGAPLPQPSFALDGGEEPEIAGLYLIDGKGRPVRLGFALGNEYSDHVTERQNYLYLAHSKLRHSAIGPEMIMGALPQNIEGKSRILRKGKVVWEKPFLTGEGNMSHTLANLEYHHFKYEAFRKPGDLHIHYFGTATLSIADGFRTEEGDVFEIEAAPFGAPLRNPLKLMKPDFKPGGVKAL; from the coding sequence ATGAACATCGTTCAGTACGTCAATGAAAAGGGCAAGCGCCAGGTGGCCGTCGTGAAGGACGGGCAGCTGCACCCCATCAAGGGTCTGCGCACCACGCTGGAACTTGCCGAGCATGCGCTGGTGGAGCGTGCCGGACTTGCAAAACTCGCGGCGTCTCTCGCCTCGTCCAAGGGTGAAGATTATGCCGCCGCGCTGAAGGAACGGCGCGTGCTGCCGCCTGTCGATCACGCAGATCCCGCGCATTGCATCATCACGGGCACGGGCCTCACGCATTTGGGCTCAGCCGCGGCGCGCGACTCGATGCACAAGAAGCTCGACACTGCGGAAGAGACGCTGACTGACAGCCTCAAGATGTTCAAGATGGGCATTGAGGGCGGCAAGCCTGCGAAGGGCGAGGCGGGCGTGCAGCCGGAGTGGTTCTACAAGGGCGATGGCCGCTGGCTCGTCGCCCCAGGTGCGCCGCTGCCACAGCCCTCCTTCGCGCTGGACGGCGGCGAGGAGCCAGAGATTGCCGGACTCTATCTGATTGACGGCAAAGGGCGGCCCGTGCGCCTCGGCTTTGCGCTGGGCAACGAATATTCGGATCACGTGACGGAACGGCAGAACTATCTCTATCTCGCCCATTCCAAGTTGCGCCATTCGGCGATCGGCCCGGAGATGATCATGGGCGCCCTGCCGCAGAACATCGAAGGCAAGAGCCGCATCCTCCGCAAGGGCAAGGTGGTGTGGGAGAAGCCATTCCTCACGGGTGAAGGCAACATGTCCCACACGCTGGCCAACCTCGAATACCATCACTTCAAGTATGAAGCGTTCCGCAAGCCGGGCGATCTGCACATCCATTATTTCGGCACGGCAACGCTTTCGATCGCGGACGGTTTCCGCACGGAAGAGGGCGATGTCTTCGAAATCGAAGCGGCTCCCTTCGGAGCGCCCCTGCGCAATCCGCTGAAGCTGATGAAACCCGACTTCAAGCCGGGCGGCGTGAAGGCGCTGTGA
- a CDS encoding Hsp20 family protein, protein MFDYSPFNRSSVGFDRLFRLLDEAANVETQAWPPYNIERLGENDYRITIAVAGFGPADIAIEAKGNSLTITGKKADKADPSVEVLHQGIAGRSFERRFQLADYVEVKGAEMSHGLLHVALARVLPEAMKPRQIAINTTDKPKAIEAKAA, encoded by the coding sequence ATGTTTGATTATTCCCCCTTCAACCGTTCCTCCGTTGGCTTCGACCGCCTGTTCCGTTTGCTCGATGAAGCCGCAAACGTCGAAACCCAGGCCTGGCCGCCCTACAACATCGAGCGCCTCGGCGAGAACGACTATCGCATCACCATCGCTGTCGCAGGCTTCGGCCCGGCCGACATCGCGATTGAAGCCAAGGGCAACAGCCTGACGATCACCGGCAAGAAGGCCGACAAGGCCGATCCCTCGGTGGAAGTGCTCCATCAGGGCATCGCCGGACGCAGCTTCGAGCGCCGCTTCCAGCTCGCCGACTACGTCGAGGTGAAGGGTGCGGAGATGTCTCATGGCCTCCTGCATGTGGCGCTTGCCCGCGTGCTTCCGGAAGCCATGAAGCCGCGCCAGATCGCCATCAACACGACGGACAAGCCGAAGGCCATCGAAGCCAAGGCCGCCTGA
- a CDS encoding SDR family oxidoreductase yields MKVALITGAGTGIGRACAVALSEAGFAVVLTGRHMDKLAETKRLIKGECLCVTADVTNPESVRALFAETLKAYGRLDLLFNNAGTGAPGTVMLEDLTFAQWSAVVNTNLTGPFLCTQEAFKIMKAQVPMGGRIINNGSISATAPRPNSAPYTATKHAITGLTKSTALDGRKYNIACGQIDIGNAATDMTSRMTDGVPQADGRLAPEPRMDVAHVASSVVHMAQLPLEANVLFMTVMATKMPLTGRG; encoded by the coding sequence ATGAAAGTTGCACTGATCACGGGTGCAGGAACCGGTATCGGCCGGGCCTGTGCCGTTGCCCTGTCGGAGGCCGGATTTGCAGTCGTCCTCACGGGCCGGCACATGGACAAGCTGGCGGAGACCAAACGCCTGATCAAGGGCGAGTGCCTGTGCGTCACCGCTGATGTGACCAACCCGGAGAGTGTGCGCGCGCTGTTTGCCGAGACACTCAAGGCCTACGGCCGTCTCGACCTGCTGTTCAACAACGCCGGAACAGGCGCGCCGGGAACAGTGATGCTGGAGGACCTCACCTTCGCGCAGTGGAGTGCGGTGGTGAACACCAATCTCACGGGGCCTTTCCTGTGCACGCAAGAAGCCTTCAAGATCATGAAGGCGCAGGTGCCGATGGGCGGGCGCATCATCAACAACGGCTCCATCTCTGCAACGGCACCCCGCCCCAATTCCGCGCCCTACACGGCGACCAAGCACGCCATCACGGGGCTGACGAAATCAACTGCGCTCGATGGGCGCAAATACAACATTGCCTGCGGGCAGATCGACATCGGCAATGCCGCCACCGACATGACATCGCGCATGACGGATGGCGTTCCCCAGGCCGATGGACGGCTTGCGCCGGAGCCGCGCATGGATGTGGCCCATGTCGCCTCCTCCGTTGTGCACATGGCACAACTGCCGCTGGAGGCCAACGTGTTGTTCATGACCGTCATGGCCACCAAGATGCCGCTGACGGGACGGGGCTGA